One Panulirus ornatus isolate Po-2019 chromosome 1, ASM3632096v1, whole genome shotgun sequence genomic region harbors:
- the LOC139761748 gene encoding uncharacterized protein: MMKVAFVLVVAACCLPAHVLSMWPSTSYYVDFIITKNCFGEDIAMEMERTGLKVGRSCWMEEWKNTFGWPEEQGARKKRNILKMPSTPSERLLACNLRGLNLMTEDNEMNYDTVNMWLDAKITDPVLKDQLLELSLECQNRPFTFPGLPMKKPMEPPLRGVLAFRTYMDCMNTGGTRICRNKEMKLVQKKMEMV; this comes from the exons ATGATGAAGGTGGCCtttgtgctggtggtggcggcctGCTGCCTCCCCGCCCACGTCCTCTCCATGTGGCCGTCAACAAGCTACTACGTCGACTTCATC ATCACCAAGAACTGCTTCGGCGAGGACATCGCCATGGAGATGGAGAGGACTGGCCTCAAGGTTGGACGTAGTTGCTGGATGGAGGAATGG aaaaaCACCTTTGGCTGGCCAGAGGAACAAGGAGCTAGGAAAAAAAGG AACATCCTCAAGATGCCTTCAACACCAAGTGAGCGGCTTCTGGCGTGCAACCTCCGAGGCTTGAACCTG ATGACGGAGGATAATGAGATGAACTACGACACGGTGAACATGTGGCTGGACGCCAAGATAACGGACCCTGTGCTCAAGGACCAATTGCTCGAACTCTCCTTAGAGTGTCAGAATCGCCCCTTCACTTTCCCCGGCCTGCCCATGAAGAAGCCCATGGAGCCGCCGCTGAGGGGCGTGCTGGCCTTCAGGACGTACATGGACTGCATGAACACCGGCGGCACCAGGATCTGCAGGAACAAGGAGATGAAACTCGtgcaaaagaaaatggagatggtGTAG